A genomic window from Ascaphus truei isolate aAscTru1 chromosome 1, aAscTru1.hap1, whole genome shotgun sequence includes:
- the SLC34A2 gene encoding sodium-dependent phosphate transport protein 2B isoform X4, with product MNTKQRILSVLTGIIKGILLVTLLYFFICSLDVLSSAFQLVGGKAAGDIFKNHSVLSNPVAGLVIGVLVTVMVQSSSTSTSIVVSMVSSNILTVKAAIPIIMGANIGTSVTNTIVALMQSGDRNEFRRAFAGATVHDFFNWLSVLILLPLEIATGYLLHLTSAIVRTFNIKTGEDAPDMLKVITEPLTKVIIQLDKSVIQDIANGVETAQNKSLIKSFCKTGDKILINRTLSDNETCASFELCWENGNVSVTEVYESVMSSCSHIFANTGLPDLAVGLILLALSLFVLCICLILIVKLLNSLLKGQVSVVIKKVINTDFPFPFAWVTGYLAMVVGAGMTFIVQSSSVFTSAMTPLIGIGVISIERAYPLTLGSNIGTTTTALLAALASSSETLQNSVQIALCHFFFNISGILLFYPIPFTRIPIRLAKGLGNKTAKYRWFAIVYLILCFFLLPLLVFGLSIAGWQVLVGVAVPIVFFIIVAIVINVLQSKCPRILPDFLKTWDFLPKWMHSLKPWDAGMSVMSLLCGRYCCCCCKKCKCCKSCNDKKDEELSIEGKPRSLECHENAVDISDESSKTKSQDCTPQNLTAL from the exons ATGAACACAAAACAGCGAATACTATCTGTGCTAACGGGTATAATAAAGGGCATTCTCTTGGTGACTTTGCTGTATTTTTTCATCTGCTCCTTGGATGTATTGAGCTCAGCTTTTCAGTTAGTAGGAG GAAAAGCTGCAGGAGATATTTTCAAGAACCACTCTGTGCTGTCTAATCCTGTTGCTGGACTTGTTATTGGAGTCCTAGTAACTGTCATGGTACAAAGCTCGAGCACATCCACATCTATTGTAGTCAGCATGGTGTCATCAAACA TTTTAACAGTCAAAGCTGCTATTCCTATCATTATGGGAGCAAACATTGGTACATCTGTTACTAATACAATTGTGGCTCTTATGCAGTCTGGAGATCGGAATGAATTTAGAAG AGCATTTGCAGGAGCCACAGTCCATGATTTCTTTAATTGGCTCTCAGTGTTAATTCTGCTGCCACTTGAAATAGCCACTGGGTATTTATTACACCTTACGAGTGCTATTGTTAGAACGTTCAACATAAAGACAGGGGAAGATGCACCAGACATGCTAAAGGTTATCACAGAGCCCCTCACAAAAGTAATCATTCAG CTTGATAAAAGTGTCATACAAGACATTGCAAATGGAGTGGAAACAGCACAAAACAAAAGTCTGATCAAGAGTTTTTGTAAAACTGGTGATAAG ATTTTGATTAATCGAACTCTGTCAGACAACGAAACTTGCGCCTCTTTTGAACTTTGCTGGGAGAATGGAAATGTGTCAGTGACTGAGGTTTATGAATCAGTAATGAGTAGCT GTTCACATATATTTGCAAACACCGGTCTTCCAGATCTGGCGGTGGGTCTCATACTTCTGGCGTTGTCTCTGTTTGTTCTTTGCATCTGTCTGATATTGATTGTCAAACTTCTGAACTCGTTGCTGAAAGGACAAGTTTCTGTTGTTATCAAGAAGGTCATCAACACTG ATTTTCCCTTCCCTTTCGCATGGGTAACCGGGTACTTGGCGATGGTAGTTGGTGCTGGAATGACATTTATCGTACAGAGCAGTTCGGTTTTTACATCGGCGATGACACCCCTTAttg GTATTGGGGTAATAAGTATAGAGCGAGCCTACCCACTGACGCTTGGATCGAACATTGGCACAACGACAACTGCTTTGCTCGCTGCCTTAGCAAGTTCAAGTGAAACCTTACAAAACTCTGTACAG attGCCTTATGTCACTTTTTCTTCAATATTTCTGGGATCCTCCTGTTCTATCCCATTCCTTTTACACGTATACCAATTCGACTGGCTAAAGGACTTGGTAACAAGACAGCCAAATACAGGTGGTTTGCAATTGTGTACCTGATCTTGTGCTTCTTCTTGCTGCCTTTGCTGGTCTTTGGTTTGTCGATTGCAGGCTGGCAGGTTCTTGTAGGAGTTGCCGTTCCAATCGTGTTCTTTATCATCGTTGCAATTGTCATCAACGTTTTGCAGTCAAAATGTCCAAGAATTCTGCCAGATTTTCTTAAAACCTGGGACTTCCTTCCCAAATGGATGCACTCTCTGAAACCCTGGGACGCGGGGATGTCCGTCATGTCTCTGTTGTGTGGACgatactgctgctgctgttgtaaaAAATGCAAGTGCTGTAAGAGCTGCAATGATAAAAAGGATGAAGAGCTCTCCATTGAGGGGAAGCCCCGGTCATTGGAATGCCACGAGAATGCAGTGGATATTTCTGATGAAAGCAGCAAGACTAAAAGTCAAGACTGTACGCCCCAGAACCTCACTGCACTGTAA
- the SLC34A2 gene encoding sodium-dependent phosphate transport protein 2B isoform X3, with amino-acid sequence MPELFGKESVCAKISEMNTKQRILSVLTGIIKGILLVTLLYFFICSLDVLSSAFQLVGGKAAGDIFKNHSVLSNPVAGLVIGVLVTVMVQSSSTSTSIVVSMVSSNILTVKAAIPIIMGANIGTSVTNTIVALMQSGDRNEFRRAFAGATVHDFFNWLSVLILLPLEIATGYLLHLTSAIVRTFNIKTGEDAPDMLKVITEPLTKVIIQLDKSVIQDIANGVETAQNKSLIKSFCKTGDKILINRTLSDNETCASFELCWENGNVSVTEVYESVMSSCSHIFANTGLPDLAVGLILLALSLFVLCICLILIVKLLNSLLKGQVSVVIKKVINTDFPFPFAWVTGYLAMVVGAGMTFIVQSSSVFTSAMTPLIGIGVISIERAYPLTLGSNIGTTTTALLAALASSSETLQNSVQIALCHFFFNISGILLFYPIPFTRIPIRLAKGLGNKTAKYRWFAIVYLILCFFLLPLLVFGLSIAGWQVLVGVAVPIVFFIIVAIVINVLQSKCPRILPDFLKTWDFLPKWMHSLKPWDAGMSVMSLLCGRYCCCCCKKCKCCKSCNDKKDEELSIEGKPRSLECHENAVDISDESSKTKSQDCTPQNLTAL; translated from the exons ATGCCTGAATTGTTTGGGAAGGAAAGTGTTTGTGCAAAGATTTCTG AAATGAACACAAAACAGCGAATACTATCTGTGCTAACGGGTATAATAAAGGGCATTCTCTTGGTGACTTTGCTGTATTTTTTCATCTGCTCCTTGGATGTATTGAGCTCAGCTTTTCAGTTAGTAGGAG GAAAAGCTGCAGGAGATATTTTCAAGAACCACTCTGTGCTGTCTAATCCTGTTGCTGGACTTGTTATTGGAGTCCTAGTAACTGTCATGGTACAAAGCTCGAGCACATCCACATCTATTGTAGTCAGCATGGTGTCATCAAACA TTTTAACAGTCAAAGCTGCTATTCCTATCATTATGGGAGCAAACATTGGTACATCTGTTACTAATACAATTGTGGCTCTTATGCAGTCTGGAGATCGGAATGAATTTAGAAG AGCATTTGCAGGAGCCACAGTCCATGATTTCTTTAATTGGCTCTCAGTGTTAATTCTGCTGCCACTTGAAATAGCCACTGGGTATTTATTACACCTTACGAGTGCTATTGTTAGAACGTTCAACATAAAGACAGGGGAAGATGCACCAGACATGCTAAAGGTTATCACAGAGCCCCTCACAAAAGTAATCATTCAG CTTGATAAAAGTGTCATACAAGACATTGCAAATGGAGTGGAAACAGCACAAAACAAAAGTCTGATCAAGAGTTTTTGTAAAACTGGTGATAAG ATTTTGATTAATCGAACTCTGTCAGACAACGAAACTTGCGCCTCTTTTGAACTTTGCTGGGAGAATGGAAATGTGTCAGTGACTGAGGTTTATGAATCAGTAATGAGTAGCT GTTCACATATATTTGCAAACACCGGTCTTCCAGATCTGGCGGTGGGTCTCATACTTCTGGCGTTGTCTCTGTTTGTTCTTTGCATCTGTCTGATATTGATTGTCAAACTTCTGAACTCGTTGCTGAAAGGACAAGTTTCTGTTGTTATCAAGAAGGTCATCAACACTG ATTTTCCCTTCCCTTTCGCATGGGTAACCGGGTACTTGGCGATGGTAGTTGGTGCTGGAATGACATTTATCGTACAGAGCAGTTCGGTTTTTACATCGGCGATGACACCCCTTAttg GTATTGGGGTAATAAGTATAGAGCGAGCCTACCCACTGACGCTTGGATCGAACATTGGCACAACGACAACTGCTTTGCTCGCTGCCTTAGCAAGTTCAAGTGAAACCTTACAAAACTCTGTACAG attGCCTTATGTCACTTTTTCTTCAATATTTCTGGGATCCTCCTGTTCTATCCCATTCCTTTTACACGTATACCAATTCGACTGGCTAAAGGACTTGGTAACAAGACAGCCAAATACAGGTGGTTTGCAATTGTGTACCTGATCTTGTGCTTCTTCTTGCTGCCTTTGCTGGTCTTTGGTTTGTCGATTGCAGGCTGGCAGGTTCTTGTAGGAGTTGCCGTTCCAATCGTGTTCTTTATCATCGTTGCAATTGTCATCAACGTTTTGCAGTCAAAATGTCCAAGAATTCTGCCAGATTTTCTTAAAACCTGGGACTTCCTTCCCAAATGGATGCACTCTCTGAAACCCTGGGACGCGGGGATGTCCGTCATGTCTCTGTTGTGTGGACgatactgctgctgctgttgtaaaAAATGCAAGTGCTGTAAGAGCTGCAATGATAAAAAGGATGAAGAGCTCTCCATTGAGGGGAAGCCCCGGTCATTGGAATGCCACGAGAATGCAGTGGATATTTCTGATGAAAGCAGCAAGACTAAAAGTCAAGACTGTACGCCCCAGAACCTCACTGCACTGTAA